In Mustela nigripes isolate SB6536 chromosome 9, MUSNIG.SB6536, whole genome shotgun sequence, the sequence TTGTCCCTATCACAGGCAGGGGGCAGTTAAGACATAAGCCACCGGATGTCAGCAAAAAAGGACCATCAACACATTGACATTAACCTAACAGGGGACAGATATGTGACCAAAGCCCGAATGGCAGGACTCAGCAAGCCCTGACTGCTTAAGATAGTTTTACACAAGAGCTCATAAAACCCCCTAAAGTTAGAAACTCTAGGGGCAGCCCCCTCAGAGCCCCCGCCTCTGGGAGGTTTACACGCTTGCTCAATCTACTTTGCTTTGGTGTCCACCACTCTTCATCAGGTCTGCCTCGTCATTCTCAGAAGCTGCGGGACCAAGAGCTGCGGGCACTAAAGGCAGAGAATTCCTGCAACAGAAGGATCCTGTGTGTTGTGTTCTGTGAGCTCTCGGCTGCTCAGAACGGGGGGCTGGGCACACGCGGAGGATGGTCTGCAGAgatgggggcggagggggggcaGGTGCACCAGCACAGGGGAAGCACCTGCGGCCGCCAGCAAGGGCCAGGCGCTGGGGGCGAGGAAGCGGCGGTCTCCCTCCAGCCTCAGGAGGACCCAGCCCTGGCTTGTGAGCCTTCCCGCGGACTGCGCTCCTGAGGCCACCTCCAGCAGCCAGCGGTAGTGCTGCTCAGCTGGGTGCAATACTTTTGAAAACTCCAGCCAGggagtcggtgaagcgtctgactctttatttcggctcaggtcctaatttcagggtcgtgagatggagctccCAGCCGGCCTCCAcacagggcatggagcctgtttaagattctctctcactgaCCCACCCCGCCTctcacttgcatgctctctctctctctttctctctcaaaaacataaataaattaaataaataaaaactccagCAGGCTCCTTTCTGCAATTTGACAAAAGATTTAAAAGTGACATGGAAATGCAACAGCCGAGAGCCATCAAAGTACTCGTGAGGAAATAGGCGGGAGGGTGTGCGGCCCGGACGGAGGCTGGACTACGGGCCTCCAGTAACTAAGACTGGGGTTATGGCCACAAGCCCAGACCCAGAGACAGACCCAGGCCCATGGGGACGGGCGACACTAGGAGGCCGATGATATTGCAAGTCAGGGAAAAGACCTTTCCTCTAAGTTTCCAAATGGGTTTTCAATCAGCGGTGCTCAGATGATGGTTATCCAGAGACaggaaaattaaatcaaatcCTGACATTAAAAGCACACACAAGTCAGTATCagtagattaaagacctaagtgtgaggcAAAAACATAAAACTTCTGGACACTATCTTCTAACAGAAGACACTATCTTCATGATTTTGAAGCAGGAAAGGAATTCTTAAATTCATCCATGTGAAAAGAGTTGTAGTAGCAACATAAAAACCAGAAGAAGAGATTCTTAGCTCTTGTCTGAGAAAAGTAATAGCACCTTAAGCAATAACAAACTCCCACAAATCcgtaagaaacagaaaaacaacccaaAGCCACCAGCTACCGATACACACAAACCAAACCCAGAAGCGTGCTTTCAGGCTGGGCCTCACCCATTGTCTGGGAACAGGGTCCACCGGGCTTTGAGGGGTCATGTTTCGAGAGTCTCTGGGCATCAGGCACTGTGTGGGTACTGGCGTGTACAAAGAAGAGATCCTCACCTCTGCCCTCAGGAGCCCACATTGTGAGGACCAAGACCAATGGGAAATGGAGGCCGAAGGGCAGGGCTCGGCCAGGAGGAGACGCTCTGGGCTTCACAGAGACGCAGCGAGGAGCCGCGCATCTCAGTGGTAGGAGGAAGAGTCAATCAAAGAAGGCTTCCCGGGGAGGGCGACCTTGCAGGCACCTTGAAGGACAGCCCGGTTTATACTGAGGATGAAGGGGGAGCCTCCGGGGAAAAGGACTCTGAGACCCAGGCGCTCAGGACAGCACCACATCCCCCGTGCCTTCCCAGGGGAAGCCCTGCTAAGGCGGCCGCCTTGTCGGGAGACATCCCGGGCCCCCGGCTCCTCAGTGGCGGATTTCGGCGTGATTCTTGGGCACCGCCACGTAGCGCAGTCTCTTGAGGAAAGGCGGCCTCTGCAGCATCTGTTCGTCCCACAGGTACTCCGGGGACAGCACCTTGGTGGGCTTGTGGTAGAGAAGGTACCTGTTCAGGTGGCTCTCGTCATGCCACATGGCCTCGATCCCATTGGCCTGATCGACCACCATCGCCCGGTGACAGGCCGAGGTCAGCCGGAGAACCTCGGCCACTGACCCCCCAAAAAAGCCTCCTGCGTAGTAGAAGTCACCCTCGTCTCTGGGAATGTAGGCCTGGGACTGCGGCCGGCGCTCGTAGGTGAAGGACTCGCGGGCCGCCCTGAAGAAGCCGGGGTGCAGGGTGCCGAAGAGGGGGGACAGGATCTCCACGCCCACCTGGTCACTGAACTTCATGTCCACGTCCATGCACACCAGGTAGTCCACCTCGCGGAGGAAGCGCTGCTGCGAGAAATTGCTGATCATCTCCATGCGGTGCATGGACACCTCCTGCCAGCGCGCATAATTCCGGACCTTGAGGACCACCAGCTGCCTCCCTTCGGCGAGGGGCACGTTGGGCACATCGGCTGGCCGGTCAGTGAAGATGTAGTAGGTGACCCTGTGTCCCACCATGAAGTACCTCTCCGCCGTCTGCAGGAACAGCTCCAGGAAGACCACGTACCTAAGAGCAACAACAGCACCGCAGAAAGAGACGGTGGGCATCACACAGACCAAAGAGCCACCGAAGAACAGGCGAGCGTGAGCAGCTTATGGCACCACAGCCGCACCTCgagggcaccctgctcagtgaaATCAGCCGGTGGCGCCGTTCAGGCGCTTCCTGATCGCACTCACATGGGCATCTAGAATGGGCAGATTCATAGAAACAGGCAACAGGAGGCGggtgccagaggctgggggcggggacaCAGGGAGCCAGAGTGTAAGGGTACAGAACTTCATTCTTCCCAGAGGAAAATGCTTGTGAAGGTGGGCGGCCCACGGCGGCACAACCATGCGAATCGTGTGTCAGCTGTAGAGTAAGAGGAGGCACGCAGGTCCTTTCCTATTGATCACGTAGCCTCAACCATAAGGTATTTTCTTAATCCATGAGATTGGCAAAAATTCAAAGGATGGGTAACATCTAATGACCAGTCTCTCCCGACTAAGGACCCACCAATGGCttctccttaaaaaagaaaatgcgaatcgggcgcctgggtggcttagtggtttaagcctctgccttcggctcaggtcatgatctcagggtcctgggatcgagccccacatcgggctctctgctcggcgggg encodes:
- the ABO gene encoding histo-blood group ABO system transferase → MDPRGSWGKSANLWLCGLLLFAALLGFYSNVFRLIPGWGQRGASQSRDDHPAVPRPKPSSESDCHRDTCRVPEVPRLAYPKAQVLNPTRADVLVMTPWFAPIVWDGVFDSTVLDAQFRNTTIGLTVFAIKKYVVFLELFLQTAERYFMVGHRVTYYIFTDRPADVPNVPLAEGRQLVVLKVRNYARWQEVSMHRMEMISNFSQQRFLREVDYLVCMDVDMKFSDQVGVEILSPLFGTLHPGFFRAARESFTYERRPQSQAYIPRDEGDFYYAGGFFGGSVAEVLRLTSACHRAMVVDQANGIEAMWHDESHLNRYLLYHKPTKVLSPEYLWDEQMLQRPPFLKRLRYVAVPKNHAEIRH